In Brettanomyces bruxellensis chromosome 8, complete sequence, a genomic segment contains:
- the ILV2 gene encoding Acetolactate synthase, mitochondrial: protein MLSTAITRSTRRAALNLAKTAACKSSGHLSHTGAPLRFSQLFAARYRSTAHNVTREQPAPAFNAPSATENVDDVEAAAEAAAAADHICVQSADEAAFGRHSHPLDRKIEMDSSMIGMTGGEIFHEMMVRHKVDTVFGYPGGAILPVYDAIYNSKQFNFVLPRHEQGAGHMAEGYARVSGNPGVVLVTSGPGATNTVTAMTDALADGVPMVVFTGQVPTSAIGTDAFQEADVVGISRSCTKWNVMVKSVSELPRRINEAFEIATTGRPGPVLVDLPKDVTSAILRHAIPTSSTIPNNTLATLTRSAITRFTAECIQRAADLVNKAKKPVLYVGAGILNNEDGPKRLKELADKAKIPVTTTLEGLGAFDQRDEKSLDMLGMHGAGAANMAIQKADLIIALGTRFDDRVTGNVSKFAPQARLAASEGRGGIIHFEISPKNINKVVEATEAIEGDVTQNLELFNELVEPVESRPEWFSQIREWKQKYPYAYEHEVPGGPIKPQTVIKEIDKQSRATGRDIIIATGVGQHQMWTAQYVTWTKPHSFVTSGGLGTMGFGLPAAIGAQVAKPESIVIDIDGDASFNMTLMELSSAVQANAPVKIVILNNEEQGMVTQWQSLFYKHRYSHTHQHNPNFVGVAEAMGLKALRVSKQEDLKPSIAKLLAYNQGPILLEVKVEHKTPVLPMVPSGKGLDEFITYNPEFIHEQNALRHKRNNGRFD, encoded by the coding sequence ATGTTAAGCACAGCTATTACGCGCTCAACCAGAAGAGCAGCATTAAACCTTGCAAAAACTGCAGCATGCAAGAGTTCGGGACATCTGAGTCATACTGGAGCACCACTAAGATTCTCCCAACTCTTTGCAGCTAGATATCGCTCCACAGCTCATAATGTTACTAGAGAACAGCCGGCACCAGCATTTAATGCTCCAAGTGCTACCgaaaatgttgatgatgttgaagctGCAGCCgaggcagcagcagcagccgATCACATATGCGTTCAAAGCGCGGACGAGGCAGCTTTTGGAAGGCATTCGCATCCTCTAGACAGAAAGATCGAAATGGACAGTTCCATGATTGGTATGACCGGAGGGGAGATATTCCATGAAATGATGGTCAGACACAAGGTCGATACAGTTTTCGGATATCCGGGCGGTGCCATTCTCCCCGTTTATGACGCTATATACAACTCCAAGCAGTTCAATTTTGTTCTTCCACGTCATGAGCAAGGTGCTGGTCACATGGCTGAGGGATATGCTAGAGTTAGTGGTAATCCGGGTGTTGTCTTGGTCACTTCCGGACCAGGTGCTACAAACACTGTCACAGCTATGACTGATGCTCTTGCAGACGGTGTTCCAATGGTTGTGTTCACGGGACAGGTCCCTACATCTGCCATTGGAACAGATGCTTTCCAAGAGGCTGATGTTGTCGGCATTTCCCGTTCTTGCACCAAGTGGAATGTCATGGTGAAATCCGTTTCCGAGCTTCCTCGTAGAATAAATGAGGCATTCGAGATAGCAACCACTGGACGTCCAGGCCCAGTTTTGGTTGATCTTCCAAAGGATGTTACCTCTGCAATTTTGAGACACGCAATTCCTACGTCATCCACCATCCCTAATAACACTTTGGCTACCCTCACGCGCTCTGCTATTACGCGCTTTACTGCCGAATGCATTCAGAGAGCTGCAGACTTGGTGAATAAGGCGAAAAAGCCCGTCCTATATGTTGGTGCAGGTATTCTCAACAATGAGGATGGTCCAAAGAGATTGAAAGAGCTTGCTGACAAGGCAAAAATTCCAGTCACTACCACCTTGGAAGGTCTGGGAGCATTCGAtcaaagagatgaaaaatcacTTGACATGTTGGGAATGCACGGTGCCGGTGCTGCAAACATGGCAATCCAGAAAGCTGATTTGATTATTGCCCTTGGTACCCGTTTTGATGACAGAGTCACCGGTAACGTGTCCAAGTTTGCTCCACAAGCAAGACTAGCTGCATCAGAAGGACGTGGAGGTATTATTCACTTTGAAATTTCTCCAAAGAACATAAATAAGGTTGTTGAGGCCACGGAGGCTATAGAAGGTGATGTTACTCAGAACTTGGAGTTGTTCAACGAACTCGTTGAACCTGTTGAGTCAAGACCAGAATGGTTCTCTCAAATTCGGGAGTGGAAGCAGAAGTATCCATATGCATACGAGCACGAGGTTCCTGGAGGACCAATCAAGCCACAAACCGTTATAAAGGAAATTGACAAGCAATCTAGAGCCACTGGCCGTGATATTATTATCGCCACGGGTGTTGGACAGCATCAAATGTGGACTGCCCAATATGTTACGTGGACAAAGCCTCATTCATTTGTCACCTCCGGTGGTCTTGGAACCATGGGATTCGGACTTCCTGCTGCTATTGGTGCTCAGGTCGCTAAGCCAGAGTCTATTGTCATCGATATTGATGGCGATGCCTCCTTCAACATGACTTTGATGGAGTTGTCCTCTGCCGTTCAGGCTAATGCCCCTGTTAAGATTGTGATTTTGAACAATGAAGAGCAAGGTATGGTTACCCAGTGGCAGTCACTTTTCTACAAGCACAGATATTCGCATACTCACCAGCACAATCCTAACTTTGTTGGTGTTGCCGAGGCCATGGGTCTGAAGGCATTGAGGGTCAGCAAGCAAGAAGACTTAAAGCCAAGCATCGCCAAACTGCTAGCATACAATCAGGGCCCAATTTTACTGGAGGTGAAGGTTGAGCACAAGACTCCTGTCCTCCCTATGGTTCCTAGTGGAAAAGGTTTGGATGAGTTTATAACTTATAACCCAGAATTTATCCATGAGCAGAATGCCCTTAGACACAAGAGAAACAATGGAAGGTTCGATTGA
- a CDS encoding uncharacterized protein (BUSCO:EOG092608GK) produces MAGFFKRHSKNTGKGASASSPKVHTKKGSKESTSFNVLASSMKSPVMKQSQENTPRMNGESTNFNGNSHQLSSNSESSPGTSAQQSSPESMSTPVSDTISRSLGSEKSRQRSPSHPISSEETPFARTSTPIHQQIQNFIGAPNTNTVNAKPSVDKNLKERSESRTLTPSQLKRELGHTPWRKKRLYNSPFPRFSHATSSTTSDTGAIYLMGGLGGKNVFGDMWIIEPVKHESQLSLPSPKHTNDNYPYIASPIENFDRMPAPRIGHACVLIGNAFIIFAGDTVTNSTQVLDNKLYFFNITSLKWTVTKPVGSSPSGRYGHQIAVLNFEVPHQSGRWLSYLYVFGGQLEDEYYSDIWKFNLTNFRDPKTSWVKIDPSNSKAGIIPSPLANHTMTAFEDKLYVYGGFDGKFVHDDLLRFDPITEDWTKCDLHGKGRPPALQDHAAALYQNLLFIYGGKLEDDSLSSDLYVIDLKTYNCWKIKADLAFNPGPRCGHSLTADIVNEKLVIMGGDGSDKDFTGVYEDARRALDESQFSFPSSVIYEFDLRHISKYMEKDNASGSIHGESHSPQKDISESSANVSNSTSVTSGEQFTDASDIQPVVEASNKGISTKINLEETSNNDTVVIASSSKPTSNSANISSDIQVQNNHFPKTYDTNHTPINSEFPSDVKTPERAPDRPVMDLSKGVAAPRGSNASDEEKETDLLDPPPKRSELTPTILPATNSKVELVGNDDDGNMSDESDSSVVRTEASTAASNIPYEQVPASKETGSVDRHASEETDSQYIGSISAESQKLQQMASMIRNLKKEMQERVNDANNQIVKLENEKHEVYMKLENVKQKSRDTSSRNDELDRKTTQIQELQKRLKQLQNSGSLNVSVQSESLTDNQKDSQSDNNSPQDLTIRDKVGYENKILKLENDNSNIRRNFESTVSYIKSELMKFKGLHRVVEAQQKKISNLQEQLVEEAELRRKITELEGKCRAAEDEVEKLRSVYGVSEGDKRLDHGQNEIEKAEPTDSLSSGKQFDVQPLLERLDAVSLREDRTMDGKDESQSSRNKTIQELQSQVDKLLNVDKDEENQLRSKVEVQDKRLKELEEAYKNSVNSLNNTHRALTLSQSEMEKLKDANKKLSSDLDELKLKRSISPKVRSDEDAENGESKGINSSNDEDFSEIEAQYSFKIKDLEAELFIASQERDKMREELVSLKKKIFTSPDVSASPQM; encoded by the coding sequence ATGGCTGGGTTCTTTAAAAGGCATAGTAAAAATACTGGTAAGGGTGCCTCTGCATCTTCCCCAAAAGTTCACACTAAGAAAGGTTCAAAGGAATCCACGTCTTTCAATGTTTTGGCATCATCGATGAAGAGCCCTGTAATGAAGCAAAGTCAAGAAAATACACCTAGAATGAATGGGGAAAGTACAAATTTTAATGGAAATAGCCATCAACTGTCGTCAAATTCGGAATCCTCTCCTGGGACTTCAGCCCAGCAATCATCGCCTGAGTCCATGAGTACTCCTGTATCTGACACTATCAGTCGTTCATTGGGAAGTGAAAAATCACGTCAACGATCTCCATCGCATCCGATAAGTAGTGAGGAGACCCCATTTGCCCGTACTTCCACACCAATACATCAGCAGATTCAAAACTTTATTGGTGCGCCAAATACTAATACTGTTAATGCCAAGCCTTCTGTTGATAAGAACTTAAAGGAAAGATCGGAATCACGAACTCTCACTCCCTCGcaattgaaaagagaaTTGGGGCATACACCatggaggaagaaaagattaTATAATTCTCCTTTTCCAAGGTTTAGTCATGCGACGTCTTCGACAACGTCGGATACTGGGGCCATTTATTTAATGGGTGGTTTGGGTGGCAAGAATGTGTTTGGTGATATGTGGATCATAGAGCCAGTTAAGCATGAGAGTCAATTATCACTGCCATCGCCAAAACATACTAACGATAATTATCCTTATATTGCTTCCCccattgaaaattttgacaGAATGCCTGCTCCAAGAATTGGTCATGCTTGTGTCTTGATAGGCAACGCTTTTATCATATTTGCTGGAGATACAGTCACTAACTCCACCCAGGTTCTTGACAATAAACTCtactttttcaatataaCGTCACTCAAATGGACGGTGACAAAGCCGGTCGGTTCCAGTCCTAGTGGAAGATATGGACATCAAATTGCTGTTTTGAACTTTGAAGTACCACATCAATCGGGACGTTGGTTGAGCTATCTTTATGTGTTTGGAGGGCAGCTTGAAGATGAGTATTACTCTGACATATGGAAATTCAATCTCACTAACTTTAGAGATCCCAAAACATCGTGGGTTAAGATTGATCCATCTAATTCTAAAGCTGGTATCATTCCATCACCGTTGGCAAACCATACAATGACTGCTTTTGAGGACAAGCTCTATGTTTATGGTGGATTTGATGGGAAATTTGTGCACGACGACTTGTTAAGGTTTGATCCCATTACGGAAGATTGGACAAAGTGCGATCTTCATGGGAAAGGTAGACCTCCTGCATTACAGGATCATGCCGCTGCGTTGTATCAGAATCTTTTGTTTATATATGGAGGAAAGCTTGAAGATGACAGCCTCTCGTCTGATCTCTACGTTATTGATTTAAAGACATATAACTGCTGGAAGATCAAAGCTGATTTGGCATTCAATCCAGGTCCTAGATGTGGTCATTCACTGACTGCCGACATTGTAAATGAGAAGCTTGTGATTATGGGAGGTGATGGTTCAGATAAAGATTTCACCGGTGTTTATGAGGATGCCAGGCGTGCTCTTGATGAAAgccaattttcttttccaagttCTGTTATTTATGAATTTGATTTACGTcacatttcaaaatatatggaaaaagataacGCATCTGGTTCTATTCATGGAGAGTCGCACTCACCACAAAAAGACATATCAGAAAGCTCTGCTAATGTGTCCAACAGTACATCCGTCACTAGTGGAGAACAATTTACAGATGCAAGCGATATTCAACCAGTTGTTGAGGCTTCAAATAAGGGTATTTCTACCAAGATCAATCTCGAAGAAACTAGTAATAACGATACTGTCGTCAtagcatcttcttcaaagcctACGAGTAACAGTGCGAATATTTCCAGCGATATCCAAGTGCAGAATAATCATTTTCCTAAAACGTATGATACCAATCACACACCAATCAATTCTGAATTTCCTTCTGATGTTAAAACCCCTGAAAGGGCTCCTGACAGGCCCGTTATGGACTTGAGTAAAGGTGTTGCAGCCCCTCGAGGAAGCAATGCttcagatgaagaaaaggaaacagaTTTGTTAGATCCCCCACCAAAGAGATCGGAACTTACCCCAACTATTTTGCCTGCCACCAATAGCAAAGTTGAGTTGGTTGGTAACGACGATGATGGAAATATGAGTGATGAATCTGATAGTTCTGTCGTGCGTACTGAAGCTTCCACTGCTGCTTCTAATATTCCTTATGAACAAGTTCCGGCTAGCAAAGAGACTGGAAGTGTTGATCGACATGCTTCGGAGGAAACAGATTCTCAGTATATTGGCTCAATATCGGCAGAATCTCAAAAATTGCAACAGATGGCAAGTATGATAAGaaacttgaaaaaagagatgcAGGAGCGTGTGAATGACGCGAACAATCAAATTGTCAAGttggaaaatgaaaaacaTGAGGTTTATATGAAGTTGGAAAAtgtaaagcaaaaaagtcGTGATACGTCGTCGAGAAATGATGAACTTGATCGAAAAACTACTCAGATTCAGGAACTACAAAAAAGACTTAAGCAGTTGCAAAATTCTGGAAGTCTCAATGTTTCCGTCCAGTCTGAGTCTCTTACAGATAACCAAAAAGATTCTCAAAGTGATAACAATTCCCCACAAGATTTGACAATACGTGATAAAGTTGGAtacgaaaataaaattctcAAATTGGAGAATGATAACTCAAATATAAGGAGGAACTTTGAAAGTACCGTTTCATACATTAAGTCTGAGTTAATGAAGTTTAAGGGATTACATAGAGTCGTTGAAGCtcaacaaaagaaaatctcAAACTTGCAGGAGCAATTAGTTGAAGAGGCTGAATTGAGAAGGAAGATTACAGAATTGGAAGGTAAATGCAGAGCAGCGGAAGATGAGGTTGAAAAACTCCGTTCTGTCTACGGTGTTTCTGAGGGAGATAAAAGGTTGGATCATGGGCAGAATGAAATTGAGAAGGCAGAGCCTACTGACTCATTATCTTCTGGAAAGCAGTTTGATGTTCAGCCTCTTCTTGAAAGATTAGATGCAGTGTCGCTTCGGGAGGACAGAACTATGgatggaaaagatgaaTCACAATCGTCTCGGAATAAGACGATCCAAGAACTTCAATCACAAGTTGATAAGTTGCTTAATGTCGACAAGGATGAGGAAAATCAGTTGAGAAGCAAAGTCGAAGTTCAGGATAAGAGACTTAAAGAGCTCGAGGAAGCATACAAGAATTCTGTTAACTCTCTCAATAATACGCACAGAGCGTTGACCCTTTCTCAAAGCGAAATGGAAAAGTTGAAGGATgcgaacaaaaaattaagttCTGATTTAGACGAGTTAAAGCTTAAGCGTAGTATATCGCCAAAAGTTAGATCCGATGAGGATGCCGAAAATGGAGAGTCAAAGGGCATAAACTCTAGCAACGATGAAGATTTCTCTGAAATTGAAGCTCAATACAGTTTCAAGATCAAGGACTTGGAGGCTGAATTGTTCATTGCTTCCCAGGAGAGAGATAAGATGAGAGAGGAGTTAGTGtcattaaagaaaaagatatttACTTCACCAGATGTCTCTGCATCGCCACAAATGTGA
- a CDS encoding uncharacterized protein (BUSCO:EOG092612AK) has product MTRGISMRDELIHASNQEELTDTEDHLSSSTYNPLTDITTLFRDSSDLASLDQLLAYVCGYKLDIEKEILKREHNYNDQAANRTDSVSELTELGKKLDQLMDDFDDMQVLAEDTGNTINKMTVNIKRLDNCKKNLTLSMTIMKRLQMLLTAYSSLEKLLNSNEDKSGEKNYNDIKQMLGVVLELMQHFQSYKSIDEINTLDKKIMSTKNTVIDDIFSDFEAEIKGKTNSTLADACEILSMFGEAYETRLQSWYVNALLKDLTTIFKSSEEAGSLDNIKRRYIFFQRILNDFEMHHSKIFPKSWKMPILLAKKFCTITKEDLSEVMRNTPELNGSSAGAKLIISALTETLQFENYLNEKFQMFSDINDKSVYKFDKLISNVFEPFLNIWIDHQGTLIEKKFLEYLNPATMYRKSGVADSIPQDSLTTNKMGQEQARTDGDQNSIVLENEEINVLESSADLFRTFRQVLSQLIKLTRGRPLIKLSQLFSKDLMDYNKRILEPMLPTRDDIISAYSKNQKEAIEIICLVLNTADYCSVTVSQLEERLVSLITPDTLQKAIDFSHTKDSYLKLISDCINLILAKFDNDLQYSWREMTNNNWRLQNDVDGESRYVSTIKKTLNDDCGLIFTSLSKPAFIRHLIDKLVQMIVNSFIFNFTKLKPISEVMAEQFTLDLQTLKSYFMDLPTKGPNGSKIKSSRSFMNSLNNSLQPIISLMKVLMTPSKPIDSYLVSYFSNIKDSNFTNFVKTIKLKGLLGNELTSEKERFKYQDAFKAQLRVYQDQTDEQLSESNKFLEKLNLDPKSNKVTNFGFKTETEDSNEISRSSSASNITNFFGGGNPSRRSLFNGGDIEKNFVKTLTDNRININENIRNFGKLFKKGGN; this is encoded by the coding sequence ATGACCAGGGGCATTTCAATGAGGGATGAACTCATTCATGCATCCAATCAGGAAGAACTTACAGACACTGAAGACCAcctttcatcatcaacttaCAATCCATTAACTGATATCACGACATTGTTTAGGGATTCTTCTGATCTGGCATCGTTAGATCAGCTTTTGGCATATGTGTGTGGATACAAACtggatattgaaaaagagatattAAAAAGGGAACATAATTATAATGACCAGGCTGCGAATAGAACTGATTCAGTTTCGGAACTTACTGAATTGGGGAAAAAACTGGACCAGTTGATGgatgattttgatgatatgCAGGTATTGGCAGAGGATACAGGAAACACGATCAACAAGATGACAGTTAATATTAAAAGGCTGGATAAttgcaagaaaaatttaacCCTTTCAATGACAATAATGAAACGGTTGCAAATGCTTCTAACTGCGTATAGCTCATTGGAGAAACTACTGAATTCAAATGAGGACAAAAGTGGAGAGAAAAACTATAATGACATAAAGCAAATGCTCGGTGTTGTTTTGGAATTAATGCAACACTTCCAAAGTTATAAAAGCATAGACGAAATTAATACATTGGATAAGAAGATAATGTCCACAAAAAATACGGTTATTGACGACATATTTAGCGACTttgaagcagaaataaAGGGCAAAACAAACAGTACTCTTGCTGATGCCTGTGAAATTCTATCGATGTTTGGGGAAGCATATGAGACAAGACTTCAGTCTTGGTATGTTAATGCTTTGCTTAAAGATCTTACaacaattttcaaaagcagTGAAGAAGCCGGATCACTTGACAACATTAAACGGAgatacatttttttccaaagaatTCTTAACGATTTTGAGATGCATCATAGCAAGATATTTCCGAAGAGCTGGAAAATGCCTATCTTACTTGCCAAGAAGTTTTGTACCATcacaaaagaagatttaaGCGAGGTCATGCGTAACACTCCAGAACTCAATGGATCATCAGCAGGGGCAAAGCTGATTATATCAGCATTAACTGAAACTTTACAGTTTGAAAATTACTTGAATGAGAAATTTCAGATGTTTTCAGATATTAATGATAAATCGGTGTATAAATTTGATAAACTGATTTCAAACGTTTTTGAACCTTTCCTCAATATTTGGATTGATCATCAAGGCACTCTaattgagaaaaaattCCTGGAGTATCTCAATCCGGCCACAATGTATCGGAAATCAGGTGTCGCCGATTCCATTCCTCAAGATTCCCTTACGACTAATAAAATGGGCCAAGAGCAAGCTCGTACTGACGGTGACCAAAATTCAATTGTTCTTGAGAATGAAGAGATAAACGTACTTGAGTCATCTGCAGACTTATTTCGCACATTTAGACAAGTTCTCTCACAACTTATTAAACTTACAAGAGGGCGTCCTCTAATAAAGCTCTCACAAttgttttcaaaagatttgATGGATTATAACAAACGTATTCTTGAGCCGATGCTTCCTACTAGGGATGATATAATATCTGCCTATTccaaaaatcaaaaagagGCTATTGAAATTATTTGCTTAGTTCTCAACACAGCTGACTATTGCTCTGTAACGGTAAGCCAGCTTGAAGAGAGGCTGGTTTCTTTAATTACTCCAGATACTCTTCAGAAAGCGATTGATTTTTCACACACTAAAGATTCCTATTTGAAACTCATCTCAGACTGTATCAATCTAATTCTTGCCAAGTTTGATAATGACCTACAATATTCTTGGAGGGAAATGACTAATAATAATTGGAGGCTACAAAATGATGTCGACGGTGAGTCAAGATATGTCTCAACTATAAAGAAGACATTGAACGATGATTGTGGCCTGATATTCACTTCACTAAGCAAGCCTGCATTTATTAGACACTTGATTGATAAATTAGTTCAAATGATCGTAAACTCATTTATATTCAATTTTACAAAGTTAAAGCCGATATCCGAGGTTATGGCTGAACAATTTACATTGGATCTTCAAACGTTAAAATCATACTTTATGGATCTTCCTACAAAGGGGCCAAACGGatctaaaataaagagTTCCAGGTCCTTCATGAATTCGTTAAATAATTCACTACAACCAATTATATCACTAATGAAGGTGCTGATGACACCAAGCAAACCAATAGATAGTTATCTTGTGAGCTATTTTAGTAATATCAAAGACTCAAACTTCACCAATTTTGTTAAAACAATCAAATTAAAAGGTTTGCTTGGGAATGAATTGACGTCCGAAAAGGAAAGATTCAAATATCAAGATGCGTTTAAGGCACAACTAAGAGTTTATCAAGACCAAACTGATGAGCAGCTTTCagaatcaaataaatttttggaaaaattgaatctgGACCCCAAAAGCAACAAGGTTACCAACTTTGGTTTCAAGACGGAGACAGAAGATAGTAATGAAATATCGAGATCTTCTTCGGCGAGTAATATTACAAACTTTTTTGGGGGAGGTAATCCATCCCGTCGCTCTTTATTTAACGGTGgagatattgaaaagaatttCGTTAAAACATTAACGGATAACAGAATTAATATCAATGAAAACATTAGGAATTTTGGCAAGCTCTTTAAGAAAGGAGGGAACTGA